In Aspergillus oryzae RIB40 DNA, chromosome 6, one genomic interval encodes:
- a CDS encoding GIY-YIG nuclease family protein (predicted protein), whose protein sequence is MPTNKKSFIPFCLLSPSHPEYTVCAAYTKDGERCSSKVYDINGINKLHAALHNSYKTMIEDETREGMLKKLAELTICGRQKSRSEGIIEAAVHQWNAELQPPVNAQSNDDKGSPKFEFTPYQTAKIDKLVRGELTQELNRLIDGKISQKFITHKWKKERDYLYIFECEEAEGMCKLGHTDSPSRRASQHVKCYPNFTQERSLYCPNSEVFERVVQLEFARLRYKHACLKCNATHTEWFKADLDEIYQRANVWCQFSQGLQSPEKRSQVSIPLFFEFPSDPDRWYKWAQGYVQSWDNKLSPSEPNTTSKSVVDQDIVTVDDDAESIPGLSPSSSASGTPDDDYSDPPTPTPIERSRKTKPTSKQRLIIPPASPSVSSEAYWTPVESMSTPKGRVLFPRVPGEYPVSPVNIVPEKTKEDANGLTDIFENLKLF, encoded by the coding sequence ATGCCGACAAATAAGAAAAGTTTCATTCCATTTTGTCTTTTATCGCCTTCACACCCCGAATATACTGTGTGTGCCGCATACACGAAAGATGGAGAACGCTGCAGCTCGAAGGTGTACGATATCAATGGAATCAACAAACTACACGCAGCGCTTCATAACAGCTACAAGACTATGATTGAGGATGAAACGAGAGAAGGTATGTTAAAGAAGTTGGCCGAGCTTACCATCTGCGGGCGGCAAAAAAGCAGATCAGAAGGGATCATAGAAGCAGCCGTGCACCAGTGGAATGCCGAGCTTCAGCCGCCAGTCAATGCACAGTCGAACGATGACAAGGGAAGTCCCAAGTTCGAATTCACACCTTATCAAACTGCCAAGATCGACAAACTGGTCAGGGGTGAGCTCACCCAGGAACTTAATCGGTTGATAGACGGCAAGATAAGTCAAAAATTCATTACCCACaagtggaagaaggagagagattATTTGTACATCTTTGAGTGTGAAGAGGCGGAAGGCATGTGCAAGTTGGGACACACTGATAGCCCTTCGCGAAGGGCTAGTCAACATGTGAAATGTTATCCGAATTTTACGCAAGAAAGGTCCCTCTACTGTCCAAACTCGGAGGTATTCGAAAGGGTAGTGCAGCTGGAGTTCGCTCGGCTTCGATACAAGCATGCATGTCTGAAGTGCAACGCGACTCACACAGAATGGTTTAAAGCTGATCTCGATGAAATCTACCAACGTGCCAACGTTTGGTGCCAATTTTCACAGGGCCTCCAGAGCCCCGAGAAGCGGTCCCAAGTGTCTATTCCACTCTTCTTTGAGTTCCCTTCAGATCCAGACAGATGGTACAAATGGGCTCAAGGATATGTTCAATCATGGGATAACAAATTGTCACCTTCTGAGCCAAATACTACGAGCAAGTCCGTTGTCGACCAGGATATCGTGACTGTAGACGACGATGCGGAATCGATACCTGGACTTTctccttcaagctctgcatcTGGAACGCCTGATGACGACTACAGCGaccccccaaccccaactccaATTGAACGCTCACGAAAGACAAAGCCAACTTCGAAACAGCGTTTGATCATACCGCCTGCATCGCCGTCTGTGTCGTCCGAGGCCTACTGGACCCCCGTCGAGAGTATGTCAACACCGAAAGGCCGTGTCCTCTTTCCTCGGGTCCCCGGCGAATATCCTGTCTCTCCAGTGAACATTGTGCCGGAGAAAACCAAGGAGGATGCGAATGGATTGACGGATATCTTTGAGAACCTTAAGCTTTTTTGA
- a CDS encoding uncharacterized protein (predicted amidohydrolase), whose amino-acid sequence MKHFMHIGFAASLLTVCWASSSYHGMGNAMVRRANELTRKGNNNLTVHEIVAKWDLENLTIAAVREAPVNWPLPMLNKDWDGVTLDLNATVDLGISLIKKASENQARVIGFPEVWFPGYPKGILNSENPNPWFEYHVRDYIENSLVIGSDNWNKLVQAAVDNEIYVGLSFSERDAAHLYMAQALISPDGEILIHRHKLRPSAQERDLWSDGTVDQIYAVSTPIGRIGMLSCGEHTAPEATFIMQSQTEDIHIGSWP is encoded by the exons ATGAAGCATTTCATGCATATAGGCTTCGCGGCCAGCCTGTTAACCGTATGCTGGGCCTCCTCAAGTTACCATGGAATGGGCAACGCCATGGTCCGTCGAGCAAACGAGTTAACAAGGAAGGGCAATAACAACCTGACAGTACACGAGATTGTCGCCAAATGGGATCTGGAAAATCTTACTATTGCTGCTGTCCGGGAAGCACCTGTTAACTGGCCTCTTCCAATGCTGAACAAGGACTGGGATGGGGTCACCCTTGACTTGAACGCCACTGTCGACTTGGGCATTAGTCTGATCAAAAAGGCCTCTGAAAACCAGGCACGTGTGATTGGATTTCCTGAGGTTTGGTTTCCCGGTTATCCTAAG GGGATTCTTAACTCCGAAAATCCTAATCCTTGGTTTGAATACCATGTCAGGGACTATATCGAGAATTCCCTAGTGATTGGAAGCGATAACTGGAATAAGCTTGTACAAGCGGCGGTCGACAACGAGATCTATGTT GGACTGTCCTTCTCCGAAAGGGATGCCGCCCATTTGTACATGGCGCAGGCCTTAATATCCCCCGATGGcgagatcctcatccacagaCATAAGCTTAGACCTTCAGCGCAGGAGAGAGACCTGTGGTCCGACGGCACAGTGGATCAAATATACGCTGTCAGTACTCCCATCGGTCGAATTGGCATGCTTTCCTGTGGCGAGCACACAGCCCCCGAAGCGACCTTCATCATGCAATCCCAGACTGAGGATATCCACATCGGATCCTGGCCGTGA
- a CDS encoding uncharacterized protein (catalase) — protein sequence MIPKTPRQYTLAEGQPISDPSVSTTLPTFGGGSLTTLADTTLLETLAHFNRERIPERVVHAKAAGAWGEFEVTHDISHLTSAKFLNGVGKKTPVLCRISTTGGEKGSADTVRDVRGFGVKFFTEEGNHDIVGNHTPVFWVRDPLKFPAVNRAHKKHPQTNAHDFTMFWDFHVNSPESVHGLLHLFGSRGIPSSVRRITGFGLHTFKLVAPDGSFNYCKFHFRPEQGVGNLSEDEATRLAGANADYHTTELFDSIARKNYPVWGLYIQVMKPEEAEKAGLMTFDITKVWPHKDFPLIPVGKMTLNRNPANYFAEIEQAAFSPSNMVPGITYTPDPMLHARMFAYPDAQRYRLGANYTHLPPNRPVAPVYAPFERDGLTQTSNYGAEPNYNPNMFTPAVQSQRSTQDVRHGEFLKGAVLGLNNIPVTEADYVQPRALWRNVFDDAERRLCASNISETLVTLPADLRTGVIDLFNKVDPEIGRLISAKLSGSARLTARVAECCSGPNPGVHCIHQYPDK from the exons ATGATCCCGAAGACACCACGTCAGTACACTTTGGCTGAGG GGCAGCCTATTTCGGACCCCTCGGTCTCCACGACTCTCCCAACTTTCGGTGGTGGTAGCTTGACCACCCTTGCCGACACGACGCTTCTCGAGACACTGGCTCATTTCAACCGTGAGCGAATCCCAGAAAG AGTTGTCCATGCCAAAGCAGCTGGTGCTTGGGGAGAGTTCGAAGTCACCCATGACATCTCCCATCTCACTAGTGCCAAGTTTCTCAACGGAGTTGGCAAGAAGACGCCGGTTCTTTGCAGAATCAGTACCACCGGTGGTGAGAAGGGTAGTGCCGACACGGTTCGCGATGTCCGTGGCTTCGGTGTGAAGTTCTTCACTGAGGAGGGTAACCATGATATTGTCGGCAATCACACA CCCGTTTTCTGGGTGCGGGATCCTCTCAAGTTCCCGGCAGTCAACCGCGCTCATAAAAAGCACCCTCAAACCAACGCACATGATTTCACGATG TTCTGGGATTTCCATGTCAACAGCCCCGAGAGTGTCcacggtcttcttcatctgttcGGCTCCCGCGGTATCCCCTCCTCCGTCCGCCGTATTACTGGTTTTGGTCTCCACACCTTCAAGCTGGTCGCTCCCGATGGATCCTTCAATTACTGCAAGTTCCACTTCCGCCCCGAGCAAGGCGTCGGCAATCTctccgaagacgaagctaCACGCCTTGCTGGTGCCAATGCCGATTACCATACCACGGAATTGTTCGATTCGATCGCACGTAAGAACTACCCTGTCTGGGGTCTCTACATTCAGGTTATGAAGCCTgaggaggccgagaaggccgGCCTGATGACCTTTGATATTACCAAGGTCTGGCCACACAAGGACTTCCCCCTCATTCCGGTTGGCAAGATGACATTGAATAGAAAT CCTGCCAACTACTTCGCCGAAATCGAGCAGGCAGCATTCTCTCCATCCAACATGGTTCCTGGTATCACCTACACGCCGGATCCCA TGCTCCATGCCCGTATGTTTGCTTACCCTGACGCCCAACGCTATCGTCTCGGAGCCAACTACACTCATCTGCCACCAAACCGTCCCGTGGCGCCTGTGTATGCTCCCTTTGAGCGTGACGGTTTGACTCAGACCAGCAACTACGGTGCAGAGCCAAACTATAACCCAAATATGTTCACTCCTGCAGTTCAGAGCCAGCGGTCCACACAAGACGTGCGCCATGGAGAGTTCCTCAAGGGAGCTGTTCTGGGATTGAACAATATTCCTGTGACCGAAGCCGATTACGTACAGCCGAGAGCTCTGTGGAGAAACGTCTTTGATGATGCCGAAAGGAGACTGTGCGCATCAAACATCTCGGAAACTCTCGTGACCCTCCCCGCGGACTTGAGGACCGGTGTCATTGACTTGTTTAACAAGGTCGATCCCGAGATTGGCAGATTGATCTCCGCCAAGCTGAGTGGATCTGCCAGACT aacaGCTCGAGTGGCTGAATGCTGTTCGGGTCCGAACCCGGGAGTTCATTGCATTCACCAATACCCTGATAAATAA
- a CDS encoding uncharacterized protein (synaptic vesicle transporter SVOP and related transporters (major facilitator superfamily)) — protein MFSEKHQLLFGPPVSSTDPLTWSRLRKELLFATIIFGSCATGSLGPLLVPAFVSLAADLQVSLTSITLLNGSLVMALGLSAYVCSCSARCFGKRSVYLFTTILVLAACCWGAASKSYTSLLASRVFQGLGMGGFFALAGTASINDIYNVDERGWRVGLWNFAVIVSVNLTPIISGTVISALSWRWAFWLQAIQFGVLLAAVIFFFPETTFRREISGSRPTTCNLETSSDDHTLDHPELDTEEKGGRPVVTSASIESIPVQRHNSLFVFTEPLAIVIDPIVIWGSIMWSMTFTWTILLGAVASQIFTAPPYNMSTVAVGSLTGIGPLIGSALGTVIGGFLCDLSSKSMAGKNAGIYEPEFRLPVMLPATLAMIVGAFGLGAATQYGLSAVVCGVFMAILNFAVGMGCTGIVAYTNDACGQRAGDCFGLAMVAKSAFAFGLSFVFNDFVVKRGTLIFFSTFGAVSVAVMLTNIPLFIWGKQIRAWADGRDLLRRRNIRM, from the exons ATGTTTTCCGAGAAGCACCAGCTACTATTCGGACCTCCAGTGTCCTCCACAGACCCGCTAACATGGAGTCGTTTGCGAAAAGAGCTTTTATTCGCGACTATCATCTTTGGATCCTGCGCGACCGGCTCTCTAGGCCCGCTTCTAGTTCCAGCCTTTGTTTCCTTGGCCGCAGATCTCCAAGTGAGCCTGACTAGTATCACATTGCTTAACGGAAGCCTGGTCATGGCTCTAGGGCTCAGCGCCTACGTTTGTTCTTGCTCTGCTCGGTGCTTCGGCAAGCGATCGGTTTACCTCTTTACGACGATTTTGGTGCTCGCCGCGTGCTGCTGGGGTGCAGCATCGAAGTCTTACACCTCGCTGCTTGCATCGCGTGTGTTTCAAG GATTGGGTATGGGTGGCTTCTTCGCCCTCGCTGGTACAGCTTCCATTAATGATATCTACAACGTGGACGAGCGCGGCTGGCGCGTTGGCCTGTGGAACTTCGCTGTTATTGTTTCAGTCAACCTCACGCCCATCATCAGCGGTACCGTGATTTCAGCGCTCTCCTGGCGTTGGGCCTTCTGGCTCCAGGCCATCCAATTTGGCGTCCTCCTTGCAGCCgtgatcttcttcttccccgaaACTACATTTCGTCGTGAGATCTCTGGCAGTCGACCTACCACATGCAACCTAGAAACGTCTTCGGACGACCACACCTTAGATCACCCAGAGCTTGACACCGAAGAAAAGGGTGGCCGGCCGGTTGTGACCAGTGCCAGCATCGAATCGATCCCCGTCCAACGCCATAACTCCCTTTTCGTCTTCACCGAGCCCCTTGCCATCGTGATCGACCCTATCGTCATCTGGGGTAGCATCATGTGGTCTATGACCTTTACCTGGACGATCCTCCTCGGCGCCGTCGCATCACAAATCTTTACTGCACCACCCTACAACATGTCCACCGTAGCCGTCGGTAGCCTTACCGGCATTGGGCCTTTGATAGGCTCAGCGCTGGGTACTGTGATTGGTGGGTTTCTGTGCGATCTCAGCAGCAAGTCCATGGCTGGCAAGAATGCCGGAATATACGAGCCCGAGTTCCGTCTACCGGTCATGCTTCCCGCGACACTGGCTATGATAGTGGGTGCCTTTGGGCTGGGTGCTGCGACGCAGTATGGGCTATCTGCTGTGGTATGTGGCGTGTTCATGGCAATTTTGAATTTCGCCGTGGGTATGGGATGTACAGGAATCGTGGCCTATACCAACGATGCTTGCGGGCAGCGGGCAGGAGATTGTTTTGGGTTGGCGATGGTTGCCAAAAGTGCGTTTGCATTCGGGCTATCATTTGTCTTTAATGATTTTGTGGTAAAGAGGGGGaccttgattttcttttcgacATTTGGCGCTGTGAGTGTGGCCGTGATGCTCACGAATATTCCGCTCTTCATTTGGGGCAAACAGATCCGGGCATGGGCAGATGGGCGGGATTTGCTTCGACGCAGGAATATCCGTATGTAA